One Rhizoctonia solani chromosome 2, complete sequence DNA segment encodes these proteins:
- a CDS encoding Triose-phosphate Transporter family — protein sequence MAGTLTGGRLRSGSVHTHTQSRPHPGEHEPTPSFLASASSTLSSLSVPKPDLHAAPSLTQATPSVSTLRFVGLCSLWYLTSALSSNTGKSIMIQFRYPVTLTFVQFAFVSGYCFLLMHPRFGMSSLRTPTRAIIRSTLPMAAFQVGGHIFSSMAISRVPVSTVHTIKALSPLFTVAAYRLLFGVSYSFRTYVSLLPLTIGVMLACTFDVAGSNLFGLMCAFGSALVFVSSNIFFKKIMPSNGAATAHKLDKLNLLFYSSGLAFLLMVPIWMYYDFGHLWKRWHDDSLVASPSGKAPAHSVMYYFFLNGTVHWAQNIIAFAILATTSPVTYSIASLIKRVAVICIAIVWFAQNVHPVQALVLSSPKGDVERGEHKARRVEAGRQLQLPTSKSELITPQGSPHPQHSQIYEHGSAVQVHAYAPPPARSHPPMRQMSINTTATTVGKQTNSPTGSYPSPPASLDSPPQSAGIRLKNRRGTHDEHNLGLELHQIPTPQPHSQF from the exons ATGGCTGGCACACTTACGGGAGGACGACTGCGCTCGGGGTCTGTGCATACTCACACCCAATCTCGCCCTCACCCTGG CGAACATGAACCCACACCGTCGTTCCTTGCGTCGGCCTCAAGCACACTCAGCTCACTCTCTGTCCCCAAACCCGACCTCCATGCCGCCCCCTCGCTTACCCAAGCAACTCCATCCGTATCCACACTCCGCTTTGTTGGCCTCTGCTCGCTATGGTACCTGACCTCTGCGCTCTCCTCCAACACGGGCAAGTCGATTATGATCCAATTCAGGTACCCCGTTACCCTCACCTTCGTTCAATTCGCATTCGTCTCGGGCTACTGTTTCCTCCTTATGCACCCGCGCTTTGGCATGAGTTCATTGCGCACCCCTACGCGCGCTATCATTCGGAGCACACTCCCCATGGCCGCCTTCCAGGTTGGCGGTCACATCTTCTCCAGTATGGCTATCAGTCGCGTTCCAGTAAGCACAGTCCATACTATCAAG GCACTCTCGCCGCTGTTTACCGTTGCTGCCTACCGCCTCTTGTTTGGAGTCAGCTATTCATTCCGCACATACGTCTCCCTCCTCCCCCTTACCATTGGCGTCATGCTCGCGTGTACATTCGACGTAGCGGGCTCAAATCTGTTCGGCCTCATGTGCGCTTTCGGCTCAGCCCTAGTCTTCGTTTCATCCAATATCTTTTTCAAAAAGATTATGCCCTCTAATGGAGCCGCAACAGCCCACAAACTCGACAAGCTCAATTTACTCTTCTATTCGTCCGGGTTGGCCTTCCTACTCATGGTTCCCATCTGGATGTACTACGACTTTGGCCACTTGTGGAAGCGTTGGCACGACGACTCGCTTGTCGCCAGTCCATCAGGCAAGGCCCCCGCCCACAGCGTCATGTACTACTTTTTCCTAAACGGTACCGTTCACTGGGCACAGAACATTATCGCATTTGCGATCCTTGCGACCACCTCCCCAGTTACCTACTCCATTGCATCCCTTATCAAGCGCGTAGCCGTCATTTGCATCGCCATAGTCTGGTTCGCTCAGAATGTTCATCCAGTCCAGGCCTTGGTATTGTCCTCAC CCAAGGGTGATGTCGAGCGCGGTGAACACAAGGCCCGCAGAGTTGAGGCTGGTCGCCAGTTGCAGCTCCCGACGAGCAAGTCGGAACTCATAACCCCACAAGGAAGCCCTCACCCCCAACACTCACAAATATATGAGCACGGAAGTGCGGTTCAGGTTCATGCCTATGCGCCTCCTCCCGCTCGTTCACACCCCCCGATGCGTCAAATGTCAATTAATACTACGGCTACTACCGTCGGCAAGCAGACCAATTCTCCTACTGGGTCCTATCCCTCTCCCCCCGCGTCGCTCGATTCGCCCCCACAGTCTGCTGGGATTCGCCTCAAAAATCGTCGCGGCACACACGATGAACATAACCTCGGCTTAGAACTGCACCAAATTCCTACCCCACAACCCCACTCGCAATTCTAA